From the genome of Thalassoglobus sp. JC818, one region includes:
- a CDS encoding cysteine hydrolase yields MSDTQQSDMSSTIVYGSTRRPDAALPRPGVKLRKGHVGIVVTDPQNDFLSPDGVTWGVVGKNVTENHTVENIGQLLATAKEFEIPLFISPHYYFPHDHEWEFEGALEQLMHDIRMFDRPGPLDTDGLEESGADWLEQYKPFINDGTTIVCSPHKVFGPQSNDLLLQLRKRRIEQVILAGMSANLCVESHLRELLEQGFEVAVVGDATAAAQLPEYDGYEAAITNFRFLASDLWSTGEAVQRLSELK; encoded by the coding sequence ATGTCTGATACTCAACAAAGCGACATGTCGTCTACGATTGTCTATGGGAGCACTCGCAGACCTGACGCTGCTCTGCCGAGGCCGGGCGTCAAGCTTCGCAAGGGACATGTTGGAATCGTCGTCACCGATCCACAGAATGACTTTCTGAGCCCGGATGGGGTGACTTGGGGTGTTGTTGGGAAAAACGTGACCGAAAACCACACTGTTGAGAATATCGGTCAGTTGCTGGCAACAGCGAAGGAGTTTGAAATTCCGCTGTTCATCAGCCCGCACTATTACTTTCCGCACGATCATGAGTGGGAGTTCGAAGGGGCACTTGAGCAACTGATGCATGACATCAGGATGTTCGACCGTCCAGGGCCGCTCGACACGGATGGGTTGGAGGAATCGGGAGCCGATTGGCTTGAGCAGTACAAGCCATTCATTAATGACGGAACCACCATCGTCTGCAGCCCTCACAAAGTTTTCGGACCACAGTCGAATGATCTCCTGCTTCAATTGCGGAAGCGGAGAATTGAACAGGTGATTCTTGCGGGTATGTCGGCCAATCTATGTGTCGAATCGCATCTGCGGGAACTGCTCGAGCAGGGATTTGAAGTGGCTGTTGTGGGCGATGCAACAGCTGCAGCGCAGCTTCCCGAGTATGACGGCTACGAAGCTGCCATTACCAATTTCCGTTTTCTTGCCAGCGACTTGTGGAGCACCGGCGAGGCGGTTCAACGACTGTCCGAACTCAAGTAG
- a CDS encoding carboxymuconolactone decarboxylase family protein: protein MSRINPVSTEAANEKTQELFGQVQSKLGRVPNLMQTLGHSAAALGGYLSLNEALSHGTLSAKDRERIALIVAEQNGCGYCLAAHSAIGKMIGLSQEEITEARVGNASESKPDALLRFVKRVLDTNGQVSDDDLEQFREEGYSDGDIAEVVAHISLSVLTNFFNNVAQTKIDFPKVESVAA from the coding sequence ATGTCGCGTATCAATCCCGTTTCTACAGAAGCTGCAAACGAAAAGACCCAGGAACTGTTCGGTCAGGTCCAGAGCAAGTTGGGCCGAGTACCGAATCTCATGCAGACGCTCGGACACTCAGCTGCTGCATTGGGCGGCTACCTAAGCTTGAACGAAGCTTTGAGCCACGGAACTCTCTCCGCCAAAGACCGGGAGCGGATCGCTCTGATTGTGGCGGAGCAAAATGGTTGTGGTTATTGCCTCGCAGCTCATTCTGCCATCGGGAAAATGATCGGTCTGAGCCAAGAAGAGATCACCGAAGCCCGCGTTGGCAATGCCAGCGAATCGAAACCGGACGCGCTCTTGCGGTTCGTAAAGCGAGTACTCGACACAAACGGTCAAGTCTCTGACGATGACCTCGAGCAGTTTCGTGAAGAAGGTTATTCCGATGGAGACATTGCAGAAGTGGTCGCCCATATCAGTCTCAGTGTCTTGACCAACTTCTTCAACAACGTCGCTCAGACGAAAATCGACTTCCCCAAAGTCGAATCAGTGGCGGCGTAA
- a CDS encoding YHS domain-containing (seleno)protein: MNTSEVPELSGHCPVAYFALNEPMPGNPEYSSTYLEKVYYLVNEEAKQEFDKDPEKYIPAFDGLCAFGMSIEKEFEADPTHFKIIDGKLHLFLKNDDTDALELWNKEDEATCLANAKQYWESRSIV; the protein is encoded by the coding sequence ATGAATACGTCTGAAGTTCCTGAACTGAGCGGGCACTGTCCGGTTGCCTACTTCGCCCTAAACGAACCGATGCCCGGCAATCCTGAATACTCCTCGACTTACCTGGAAAAGGTCTACTACTTAGTCAATGAAGAAGCGAAGCAGGAGTTTGACAAGGATCCAGAGAAGTACATCCCGGCCTTTGACGGGTTGTGTGCTTTTGGGATGTCCATCGAGAAGGAATTCGAAGCTGATCCGACGCACTTCAAAATCATCGATGGCAAACTCCATCTGTTCCTGAAGAACGACGACACGGACGCTCTTGAGCTCTGGAACAAGGAAGACGAAGCCACATGCCTCGCCAATGCCAAACAATATTGGGAATCTCGTTCAATCGTCTAG
- a CDS encoding alpha/beta hydrolase — protein MSKLRNSDALLTLVVLLSFDSSSIASDKQPSRSQVLHRSVAIDGLDIFYREAGRKEDPTVLLLHGFPTSSHMFRNLIPELADKYHVVAPDYPGFGNSSAPSVDDFKYTFDNLANVVEKFTNKVGLDRYSLYLMDYGAPVGFRLAVKNPGRVETLIVQNGNAYDEGIDNEFWEPIKQYWRDGTQAQGDQLRSLLTLEATKWQYLHGVRNRETISPDTWGHVQPLLDRPGNQEIQLALFHSYGSNPPLYPQWQAYLRKHQPPTLIVWGENDAIFPASGAYPYKRDLKNVDFHLLDTGHFALEEDGIRIAELIRNFLSKNLLR, from the coding sequence ATGAGCAAGTTAAGAAATTCCGATGCATTGCTAACTCTCGTGGTCCTTTTGTCGTTCGATTCGAGCAGCATTGCTTCGGATAAGCAGCCGTCGAGGTCACAGGTGCTGCATCGATCTGTAGCGATCGATGGACTCGACATCTTTTATCGCGAGGCGGGACGCAAAGAGGATCCAACGGTCTTATTGTTGCACGGATTCCCGACATCTTCTCACATGTTTCGCAACCTGATTCCGGAACTGGCCGACAAGTATCATGTTGTCGCTCCCGACTACCCCGGATTCGGAAACAGCTCAGCTCCCTCTGTGGACGACTTTAAGTACACGTTCGACAACTTAGCGAACGTTGTTGAGAAGTTCACGAACAAGGTTGGGCTCGATAGGTATTCCCTCTATCTGATGGACTATGGTGCTCCCGTCGGTTTTCGCTTGGCTGTCAAGAACCCTGGACGTGTTGAGACCTTGATTGTCCAGAACGGCAATGCCTATGACGAAGGCATTGACAACGAATTCTGGGAACCGATTAAGCAGTACTGGCGAGACGGTACACAGGCCCAGGGGGATCAGCTTCGATCTTTGCTCACGCTCGAGGCAACGAAATGGCAGTATTTGCATGGAGTGAGAAACCGTGAAACAATCAGTCCCGACACGTGGGGACACGTTCAACCACTTTTGGATCGACCAGGCAACCAGGAGATCCAGCTCGCACTCTTTCACAGCTACGGAAGCAATCCACCGCTTTATCCTCAGTGGCAGGCATACCTTCGTAAACACCAACCGCCGACTTTGATCGTGTGGGGTGAGAATGATGCGATTTTTCCCGCTTCGGGAGCATATCCTTACAAGCGTGATTTAAAGAATGTCGATTTTCACTTGCTCGATACGGGTCACTTCGCACTCGAAGAGGACGGAATCAGGATCGCCGAGTTGATTCGAAATTTCCTCAGCAAGAATCTTTTGCGATAG
- a CDS encoding lectin-like protein has product MKYRSPYLFFFTLTLLGNTVQADFLVDPMRWQVRDGGNGHYYGLYFSEDITWTEADALASQLRYRGSHGHLVSITSAAENAFVETTFGSLIGDPNAPGGLFPFVDGIRAWIGLTDVLSEGDFQWTTGEPAPFSDWAGPEPNNLGNEDFVHVWRRDFGSGPNWSWNDSGDVSGPVDGFIVEFDKPPGFPRPNSDVHQSPEPSSGLLCLLSGLVFTSYRRVATRSKR; this is encoded by the coding sequence ATGAAATATCGATCGCCATATTTGTTCTTCTTCACACTCACACTTCTCGGCAACACAGTACAGGCTGACTTCCTTGTGGACCCGATGAGATGGCAGGTGCGTGATGGTGGCAACGGTCATTACTACGGGCTCTACTTCAGCGAAGACATCACATGGACAGAAGCAGATGCTCTCGCTTCACAATTGCGCTACCGCGGATCTCACGGGCATTTAGTCTCAATCACCAGTGCTGCAGAAAATGCATTCGTCGAGACGACGTTTGGAAGTCTGATTGGAGATCCGAACGCTCCCGGAGGGCTATTTCCGTTTGTCGACGGCATTCGTGCTTGGATTGGTCTGACAGACGTGCTTTCCGAAGGAGATTTTCAGTGGACGACTGGTGAGCCGGCTCCTTTTAGTGATTGGGCAGGGCCGGAGCCAAATAATCTTGGTAACGAAGACTTTGTGCACGTTTGGCGGCGAGATTTTGGTTCGGGGCCGAATTGGAGTTGGAATGACTCCGGGGACGTTTCGGGGCCAGTCGACGGATTTATCGTCGAGTTTGACAAGCCCCCCGGGTTTCCTCGACCGAACTCAGATGTGCATCAGAGTCCGGAACCGTCATCAGGATTGCTGTGCCTACTCTCCGGGTTGGTCTTCACTTCTTATCGAAGAGTCGCCACACGCTCTAAGCGATAA
- a CDS encoding sigma 54-interacting transcriptional regulator — MNKLTTTELSDASIDTDATLRSIMEGTAGARGDHFFRSLVQYLAISLKVKSSFVAEFSADRSHVQTLAVWVGDKHVSNFDFDIEGTPCKHVLSGGIQHFADDVQKLFPTNDHLRELNAHSYLAIPLTDDSGEVVGHLAVIDNKPLDADERELSIFHIFAARATAELVRRQAERELGDSRQREQRLRAERQRIEAEVAYLREELRSRSDFSEIVGESDGIWKVLRNIDMVAPTDSTVLILGETGTGKELVARAIHKNSKRSNGSFVRVNCAALPESLLESELFGHEHGAFTGATQQRAGRFELADGGTIFLDEIGEMPLPAQSRLLRVLQEHELERVGSSQTIRIDTRVLAATNRNLLDMVDEGTFREDLYYRLNVFPIQVPPLRERTEDIPTLVRFFLKKHAERLGKRIEKVPKSVLQDLQAYTWTGNVRELENVIERAMILTSGDTLLLPTGVLPTRKSRSPRNSILRPMSEVEEEHIRSVLEHTNGVIAGPQGAAKILDINPNTLRSRMDKLGIKTRR; from the coding sequence ATGAACAAGCTCACGACCACTGAACTTTCGGATGCGTCCATTGATACGGATGCAACGCTGCGGTCGATCATGGAAGGCACAGCCGGGGCCAGAGGAGACCACTTCTTCCGGTCGCTGGTTCAATACCTCGCCATTTCACTGAAGGTCAAATCTTCTTTCGTCGCCGAGTTCAGCGCGGATCGATCCCACGTCCAAACTCTCGCCGTTTGGGTGGGTGACAAACATGTCTCCAATTTCGATTTCGACATCGAAGGAACGCCCTGCAAACATGTCCTCTCCGGAGGCATCCAGCACTTCGCCGATGACGTCCAGAAGCTGTTCCCGACGAACGACCACCTTAGAGAACTGAACGCACACAGCTACCTTGCAATTCCACTGACAGATGACTCAGGTGAAGTCGTCGGACACCTGGCGGTTATCGACAACAAACCGCTCGATGCCGATGAACGAGAGCTCTCGATCTTTCATATCTTCGCCGCGAGAGCGACTGCCGAATTGGTCCGACGTCAAGCTGAACGCGAACTCGGTGACAGCCGTCAGCGAGAGCAACGATTGCGTGCCGAGCGCCAACGGATTGAAGCAGAGGTCGCTTACCTTCGCGAAGAGTTGCGGTCACGTTCCGACTTCTCAGAAATCGTTGGTGAGAGCGATGGTATTTGGAAAGTGCTGCGCAACATCGACATGGTAGCCCCAACCGACAGCACGGTCTTAATCCTGGGAGAAACAGGAACTGGTAAGGAACTCGTTGCCCGAGCGATTCACAAGAACAGTAAACGAAGCAACGGCTCATTCGTGCGGGTCAATTGCGCAGCCCTTCCGGAATCACTTCTGGAGAGTGAGCTATTCGGCCACGAACACGGAGCCTTCACCGGAGCGACTCAGCAAAGAGCCGGACGGTTCGAACTGGCAGATGGAGGAACAATTTTCCTGGACGAAATCGGCGAGATGCCACTGCCTGCACAGTCGCGACTGCTCAGAGTCTTGCAAGAACACGAGCTCGAACGAGTTGGTAGCAGCCAGACCATTCGTATCGACACCCGAGTGCTCGCTGCCACCAATCGCAACTTGCTCGACATGGTCGATGAAGGAACGTTTCGAGAGGACCTTTACTACCGGCTCAACGTCTTTCCGATTCAAGTCCCGCCACTCAGAGAACGAACGGAAGACATTCCAACTCTGGTTCGTTTCTTCCTCAAAAAGCACGCCGAACGTCTCGGGAAACGAATCGAGAAAGTCCCGAAATCGGTCCTTCAAGACTTGCAAGCTTACACGTGGACAGGAAACGTTCGGGAACTTGAGAATGTTATCGAGCGGGCGATGATCCTCACGTCCGGAGACACATTATTACTCCCCACAGGCGTCCTGCCGACCCGGAAGTCTAGATCTCCTCGCAATTCCATTCTTCGCCCCATGTCTGAAGTCGAAGAAGAACACATTCGCTCGGTATTAGAGCACACAAATGGTGTAATCGCTGGCCCTCAAGGAGCAGCGAAAATTCTTGACATCAATCCAAATACTTTAAGAAGCCGCATGGACAAACTCGGCATCAAAACAAGACGTTAG
- a CDS encoding TetR/AcrR family transcriptional regulator: protein MSNTRAKKSDARQRIVETAERLFYAEGVRAVGIDRIIAEASVAKMTLYNHFASKDDLILAVLKYRETQFDATFEKSIERHHRKGMDKLEAFFAALKDWFKSSGFRGCSFINARIELADASHPASEFSAEHKERFHEMLKEIVIETAGTQVAATVTPAICLMVEGAIVTAVMEQSPKSADVAKTAAFALVADVTN, encoded by the coding sequence ATGAGCAATACGCGAGCGAAAAAATCTGACGCACGACAGCGGATCGTGGAGACCGCCGAGCGACTCTTCTATGCCGAGGGGGTTCGTGCGGTGGGCATTGATCGGATCATCGCTGAGGCGAGCGTTGCAAAAATGACGCTCTACAACCATTTTGCCTCCAAAGACGATTTGATCCTTGCCGTCCTGAAGTACCGAGAAACTCAATTCGACGCGACGTTCGAAAAGTCGATCGAGCGTCATCACCGGAAGGGGATGGATAAGCTGGAAGCGTTCTTCGCTGCCCTCAAGGACTGGTTCAAGAGTTCGGGGTTTCGAGGTTGTTCATTCATTAACGCACGCATTGAACTGGCAGATGCCAGTCATCCAGCTTCAGAGTTCTCGGCTGAGCACAAAGAGAGGTTTCATGAAATGTTGAAAGAAATTGTCATCGAGACCGCCGGAACGCAAGTGGCTGCAACGGTGACGCCGGCCATCTGTTTGATGGTGGAGGGAGCTATCGTTACAGCAGTGATGGAACAATCACCGAAGTCGGCTGACGTGGCGAAGACAGCTGCGTTCGCGTTAGTCGCTGATGTGACGAACTAG
- a CDS encoding nuclear transport factor 2 family protein, with protein sequence MTATTPPFTLETATKKVRAAEDAWNSRDPERVSLAYSPDSEWRNRGTFLQGREEIRNFLSEKWRKELDYRLVKSLWSFSDHHIAVRFQYEYHNSDGQWFRAYGNELWEFDDAGLMRRREASINDVPIQEGERKFHWPASEPRPAEHDGIPSVA encoded by the coding sequence ATGACCGCTACAACACCACCCTTCACTCTCGAAACCGCCACGAAGAAAGTTCGTGCTGCCGAGGATGCCTGGAACAGCCGCGACCCGGAACGAGTGTCGCTGGCTTACTCCCCGGACTCAGAATGGCGGAACCGGGGAACGTTCCTCCAAGGGAGGGAAGAAATTCGAAACTTCCTGAGTGAAAAATGGCGAAAGGAACTCGACTATCGACTCGTCAAATCACTGTGGAGTTTCAGCGATCATCACATCGCTGTTCGTTTTCAGTACGAGTATCACAATTCTGATGGACAGTGGTTCAGAGCTTACGGCAATGAACTCTGGGAGTTTGACGATGCTGGCTTAATGCGCCGGCGAGAAGCAAGCATCAACGACGTCCCAATTCAAGAAGGCGAGCGCAAGTTTCACTGGCCCGCGTCCGAACCGCGTCCTGCCGAGCACGATGGCATTCCAAGTGTTGCCTGA
- a CDS encoding EVE domain-containing protein codes for MLKINLDIPGDPTSHEAYHCLNHSILKWSDERSFEPWQIWAIVYDLGIRLAGIQTKQVLEQSRRVWIIATDPRVNSFQEIDQHGEDSVGTWAINRQAKVGDLAMMYCVSPRSALVGVYRVLEDAHRDPFGGWNGIRAEIGEKLALPWIKIRELKSDSVMKDWRLVRSNFQGLLNHEVPQEYWDRIKQMVAAKDPAAGERLERLGAAATSIRQIKTSEDVWSEAEVEEKLIIPIMSQLGWTSGKTLVQQVPMQIKVGSGRPQKVRADFVGYKSDLTTDAIFVIEAKRKIRNKRELDSAQQQAESYAGHLRCPRYAVISPEGIWIYNLSFPGQSKPTIDIKLDPHDLGGAVQRLKSTLSFETCREYKQEIESRST; via the coding sequence TTGCTCAAAATCAATCTCGACATTCCTGGAGACCCAACGAGCCACGAAGCGTACCACTGCCTCAATCACTCTATTCTCAAATGGAGCGATGAGCGTTCCTTTGAACCCTGGCAGATTTGGGCAATTGTCTATGACCTCGGAATCAGGCTTGCTGGCATACAAACTAAGCAGGTTCTTGAACAATCGCGACGTGTCTGGATCATTGCAACTGACCCTAGAGTCAACTCATTTCAGGAGATCGACCAGCACGGTGAGGATTCTGTGGGTACCTGGGCAATCAACCGACAAGCCAAAGTCGGTGACCTCGCGATGATGTATTGCGTGAGCCCGCGATCAGCGCTCGTTGGAGTTTACAGAGTTCTTGAAGACGCACACCGTGATCCATTTGGAGGCTGGAATGGGATTCGAGCGGAGATCGGTGAGAAACTCGCTCTGCCGTGGATCAAAATTCGCGAATTGAAGTCGGATTCGGTCATGAAAGACTGGCGATTGGTTCGGTCGAACTTCCAAGGTCTGCTCAATCACGAAGTACCTCAGGAGTACTGGGACAGGATCAAACAGATGGTCGCAGCAAAGGATCCAGCGGCAGGCGAACGATTAGAGCGACTTGGTGCGGCAGCAACCAGCATTCGTCAGATCAAGACGTCAGAAGATGTCTGGTCGGAAGCAGAGGTCGAAGAAAAGTTGATCATTCCGATCATGTCACAGCTTGGTTGGACATCTGGGAAAACGCTCGTGCAGCAGGTTCCGATGCAAATCAAAGTCGGTTCCGGTCGGCCCCAGAAAGTTCGAGCGGATTTCGTGGGATACAAGAGTGATCTCACAACTGATGCAATCTTCGTCATCGAAGCGAAACGCAAGATTCGCAACAAGAGGGAACTCGACTCTGCACAACAACAGGCAGAATCCTATGCCGGACATCTGCGATGTCCACGTTACGCAGTTATCTCCCCGGAGGGTATCTGGATCTACAACCTTTCGTTTCCCGGTCAAAGCAAGCCCACTATCGACATAAAACTCGACCCTCATGATCTCGGCGGTGCTGTTCAAAGGCTCAAAAGCACGCTTAGTTTTGAAACCTGCCGAGAATACAAACAAGAGATTGAGTCCAGATCAACCTAA
- a CDS encoding DUF2779 domain-containing protein yields MQTKPRYLTKSKFRLGMQCPTKLFFHGKDSIYSCSSLDDSFLEALAEGGFQVGELAKQYFPEGVTVETLDHERALLETNQLLMSGDVTIFEAAVRSETLFARVDILVRTDDELHVIEVKSKSHDSRNEDGIVGRRGQILAQWKPYLWDVAFQKEVLARAFPDFTIRTSLMVVDKAATCPSDGLNQKFQITRDSSGRMRVVLGKPLTERERNHRLLFQISVDELCELIYQESLGESVGPNTFQERIDWLAYQYRNDIRTETPIGSRCSNCEFVATADERTNGLLSGFHECWRLSQDASDQANNSPTVLSLWNFRGKDRLIETGQLSLSDLSEDDINPTPSTAPGLSTTERQWLQVKKAQARDTSIWIDHDGLRREMEHWTFPLHMIDFETSRVAIPFHRGHRPYALLAFQFSHHIISQDRNVKHVGEFLSVEPGKFPNYEFVRALKSDLENDDGSIFCYSHHETTCLAEIARQLNRDNRPPDDKVELLDFIQSISRGPEGTSENPNGHRSMVDLLELVKRYYYAPETNGSNSLKAVLPATLNASPFLKAKYSQPVYGASNGIPSKNFRDMVWIQFSDSKVIDPYQQLPNLFDDIPNEEFHRLNPSGKLDDGGAAMIAYARMQFEDMDPRERTALQSGLLRYCELDTLAMVMLYEAWADWLA; encoded by the coding sequence ATGCAGACCAAACCGCGGTACCTCACGAAATCGAAATTCCGACTCGGGATGCAGTGTCCGACGAAGCTCTTTTTTCACGGCAAGGACAGCATTTACTCCTGCTCAAGTCTGGACGACTCATTTCTCGAGGCGCTGGCTGAAGGGGGTTTTCAAGTCGGTGAACTGGCAAAGCAGTACTTTCCAGAAGGAGTGACTGTCGAAACTCTTGATCATGAACGGGCACTGTTAGAAACGAATCAACTCCTGATGTCTGGGGACGTCACGATCTTCGAAGCAGCTGTTCGCTCAGAGACACTGTTTGCCCGAGTCGATATCCTGGTGCGGACCGATGACGAACTTCACGTTATTGAGGTCAAATCCAAGTCGCACGATTCTAGAAACGAAGACGGTATCGTAGGTCGTCGAGGTCAGATACTTGCACAATGGAAACCGTACCTTTGGGACGTCGCCTTTCAAAAAGAGGTCTTAGCGAGAGCGTTCCCAGATTTCACAATACGTACGTCTCTCATGGTCGTCGACAAAGCTGCAACGTGCCCCTCCGATGGTTTGAACCAAAAATTCCAGATCACCCGTGACAGTAGCGGTCGAATGCGAGTGGTCCTCGGAAAACCGCTCACTGAGAGAGAACGCAATCACCGACTGTTGTTTCAGATTTCCGTCGACGAATTGTGCGAACTGATCTACCAAGAGTCTCTGGGAGAATCCGTCGGACCGAACACGTTTCAAGAGCGCATTGACTGGCTCGCCTATCAATACAGAAACGATATTCGGACCGAGACGCCGATCGGAAGTCGGTGCAGCAACTGTGAATTCGTAGCCACAGCCGACGAACGCACGAATGGCTTACTCAGTGGATTTCATGAGTGCTGGCGACTCAGCCAAGATGCATCGGATCAAGCTAATAATTCTCCGACTGTTCTCTCTCTGTGGAACTTTCGTGGAAAAGATCGTCTGATCGAGACGGGACAGTTATCACTCTCCGATCTTTCGGAAGATGATATCAATCCAACTCCAAGTACAGCACCAGGTCTGTCAACGACTGAACGTCAGTGGCTTCAGGTCAAGAAAGCACAGGCTCGGGACACCTCAATCTGGATAGACCATGATGGGCTGCGGCGTGAAATGGAACATTGGACCTTTCCGTTACACATGATTGATTTCGAAACGTCTCGGGTCGCAATTCCGTTTCACCGGGGACATCGCCCTTACGCCCTGCTCGCTTTTCAATTCTCTCATCACATCATTTCGCAGGATCGGAACGTCAAACACGTTGGAGAGTTCTTGAGTGTCGAGCCGGGCAAGTTTCCGAACTACGAATTTGTCCGGGCACTCAAGAGCGACCTCGAGAACGATGATGGATCGATCTTCTGCTATTCCCATCACGAAACGACCTGTCTCGCTGAAATCGCCCGCCAACTCAATCGTGATAATCGTCCGCCTGATGACAAAGTTGAGTTGCTGGATTTCATTCAATCTATTTCTCGTGGCCCCGAGGGAACTTCCGAAAATCCGAACGGTCATCGGTCGATGGTCGATCTTCTGGAACTGGTTAAGCGGTACTACTACGCTCCCGAAACCAATGGGTCTAATTCGCTTAAGGCTGTGTTGCCTGCCACTCTGAATGCTTCACCATTCCTCAAAGCCAAATACTCGCAGCCCGTGTACGGCGCATCCAACGGAATCCCCAGTAAAAACTTTCGGGACATGGTCTGGATCCAATTCAGTGATTCAAAAGTCATCGACCCTTACCAGCAGCTCCCAAACTTGTTTGACGACATTCCAAACGAAGAGTTTCACCGACTCAATCCTTCAGGAAAGCTGGATGATGGTGGTGCCGCCATGATTGCATACGCACGAATGCAATTTGAAGATATGGACCCGAGGGAACGAACTGCCCTCCAAAGCGGACTCCTCCGTTATTGTGAGCTTGATACCCTGGCAATGGTGATGTTGTATGAAGCTTGGGCAGACTGGCTCGCGTGA
- a CDS encoding cytochrome P460 family protein, whose translation MKKIYFAARVVICTLPLFSLGCGSATTVATQAEAADPQSAATRYAAAYNAEGELIRPSDHREWIFMGAPVTPNDMNDGMAAFPEFHNVYIDPVSYASYKKSGMFSDGTVILKELVSVGGKSMDSGNGYFQGEFISLEAMVKDRKRFEDEPGGWAFFRFGEAPNYEPTGARMKTESCNSCHSGANEDYVFTDTYPVLRAAKADLAK comes from the coding sequence ATGAAGAAAATCTATTTCGCAGCACGTGTTGTAATTTGCACGCTGCCCTTGTTCTCGCTCGGTTGCGGCTCAGCAACGACAGTCGCCACCCAAGCGGAGGCAGCCGATCCACAATCTGCAGCAACACGATACGCTGCCGCATACAACGCCGAGGGGGAATTGATCCGTCCAAGTGATCATCGCGAATGGATTTTTATGGGAGCCCCTGTCACTCCGAACGATATGAACGATGGAATGGCTGCGTTTCCAGAGTTCCACAATGTCTACATCGATCCCGTCAGCTATGCCTCGTATAAGAAGTCTGGCATGTTTTCAGATGGGACGGTGATCCTGAAAGAACTTGTCTCAGTCGGGGGCAAATCGATGGATAGTGGCAATGGATATTTTCAGGGGGAGTTCATCAGTCTCGAAGCGATGGTGAAAGACCGAAAACGATTTGAGGATGAGCCGGGAGGTTGGGCGTTCTTCCGATTTGGTGAAGCACCAAACTACGAGCCGACCGGTGCCCGCATGAAAACCGAATCATGCAACTCTTGCCACTCTGGTGCCAACGAGGACTACGTATTCACAGACACATATCCCGTGCTCCGAGCCGCTAAAGCCGATCTCGCCAAGTAA